Proteins encoded within one genomic window of Oncorhynchus mykiss isolate Arlee unplaced genomic scaffold, USDA_OmykA_1.1 un_scaffold_85, whole genome shotgun sequence:
- the LOC118946762 gene encoding deleted in malignant brain tumors 1 protein-like, which produces MSLLLDSVTTVEDLVSVMVCFSEKIVRLLSLSFLFSEPDDVRLVGGGSRCAGGVEWYDQGEWRIVGAEDWDQRDVAAVVCRQLGCGSTVSVPPGNTTRGIRVYCSWSESSLRECRRTYELLPGLTVICSDLLVQPDIFLTDPMGGVFRGHQGPEMFRGYNFTITCSTQPQYPGGSFLLTFTGSNRTQTQPAVNHSAAFLFPAADDSHQGTYSCVYDNYVFSHNFSSESELLS; this is translated from the exons ATGAGTCTTCTATTAGACAGTGTGACAACAGTAGAGGACCTGGTGTCTGTGATG GTGTGTTTTAGTGAGAAAATAGtaagattactgtctctctcttttcttttctcagagcctgatgatgtgaggctggtgggaggaggcagtcgctgtgctggtggagtggagtggtatgaccagggagagtggaggatTGTGGGAGCTGAGGACTGGGACCAGAGGGATGTAgctgcagtagtgtgtagacagctggGTTGTGGCTCCACTGTTTCAGTACCACCTggaaacaccactagagggattagAGTTTACTGTTCTTGGTCTGAGTCTTCACTGAGGGAGTGTAGAAGAACGTATGAACTCCTTCCaggactcacagtgatctgctcag ATCTCCTGGTCCAGCCTGATATCTTCCTGACTGACCCAATGGGAGGGGTCTTCAGGGGCCACCAGGGGCCCGAGATGTTCAGGGGCTACAACTTCACCATCACCTGCTCCACTCAGCCACAGTACCCAGGAGGCTCCTTCCTCCTCACATTCACCGGTTCCAACAGAACCCAGACCCAGccagctgtcaatcactctgctgccttcctcttccctgctgcagatgactcccaccaagggacctacagctgtgtttatgacaattatgttttctctcataacttctcctctgagagtgagctcctctcc